A genomic region of Trifolium pratense cultivar HEN17-A07 linkage group LG3, ARS_RC_1.1, whole genome shotgun sequence contains the following coding sequences:
- the LOC123916179 gene encoding uncharacterized protein LOC123916179 → MGNSLRCCLACVLPCGALDLIRIVHLNGCVDEITHSITAGEILKANPNHILSKPSSQGVVRRILIISPETELKRGSIYFLIPETSLPENKRNGSIVSDSHINKKSSLSSKKRSTKCSDDGEGEDKNGHLQYKEKKSSRRDRKKGRVGIWRPHLASISED, encoded by the coding sequence ATGGGTAATAGTTTAAGGTGTTGTTTGGCTTGTGTTCTTCCTTGTGGAGCACTAGATTTGATCCGAATAGTTCATTTGAATGGGTGTGTAGATGAGATCACACATTCAATAACAGCAGGAGAGATTCTCAAAGCCAACCCTAATCATATTCTAAGCAAACCAAGTTCTCAAGGCGTTGTTCGCCGGATTTTGATCATTTCGCCGGAGACTGAGCTCAAGAGAGGAAGCATATATTTCTTGATCCCGGAAACATCTTTGCCGGAGAACAAACGAAATGGATCAATCGTTAGTGACTCTCATATCAACAAGAAATCGTCGTTGTCTTCAAAGAAAAGAAGCACCAAGTGCAGTGATGATGGCGAAGGCGAAGATAAAAATGGTCACTTACAATATAAAGAGAAGAAATCATCAAGACGGGATCGCAAGAAAGGCCGTGTTGGAATATGGAGGCCTCATTTAGCAAGTATCTCTGAAGATTAG